A stretch of DNA from Pseudoalteromonas sp. A25:
AAGCACTCATCATCGAAGAGTATGAACTCAGCAACAAAGATGTAAAAGGTTTACCAGATGAAGGTCCATCTGAACCAATTTGGTTTGAGGCACGCGTTACACCGCTAGACTTTAAAGTAGACGATGAAGACGTTGTACTTTGGGTCGCCAGTAACATTTCTCCTCGGCATAAATTAGAAACACAATTGCGGGAGCAAAGCGACACCGACTTATTAACCGGGCTATATAACCGCCGACGCCTAGAGCGTGAGTTAAATTACCACTTTAGTGCCTTTCAGCGCCATGGACATTGCGTATCGCTATTAATGTTTGACCTTGATCACTTAAAAGTGCTCAACGATACTCAAGGACACCAAGCTGGTGATCAAGCAATATGCAAAGTGGCCCAAACGTGCAAAGACACGCTAAGGCAAACAGATATTGCCTGTCGCTTTGGGGGCGATGAGTTTGTTGTAATACTCCCCCACATTAAAGTTGCTCAGGCAACACAAACTGCACAGCGCCTGCGAGAAGCAGTTGAAAATGTATTTTATGATAAAAATAAAGCGAATAAAAAACCGATCACAATAAGCGTTGGCGTTACCGAAATGGTCACTTCAGATACCTCTTACTCGCAAGCACTTAAACGCGCCGATGTGGCTATGTATGATGCAAAACATAACGGCCGCAATACCGTGATCTGTAAATAACCAATCATTGTTTAACTACAACGTAAAAATATTGAGTAATTTGTTGCATTACTCTGCCAAATACGTGGCAACTAGCCCATTACCAAAATTAAATTTTGCACCGCTTCATCAGCTTATCTATCTTTCACAAAGTGATAACAACGACTATTTTTTTGCTGCTCTAAACTTAAAGTAAGCGTCAAAATAAAATGGGTGGCTTATGATTAAGTGGTTTAAATGGGTTGGCTCACTAATAGTGATATGCATTACTATCATTACAATATTGATATTGTGGCCACAACTTGCCGAAGATGAATTTACGCACCGACAAGTGCGCTCTATTGCGCCGAGTGAAA
This window harbors:
- a CDS encoding GGDEF domain-containing protein, with translation MINAEQMSAVLAALPDPVFLLSRSGKYVAIFGGKDERYYHDGSNLIGHTISDLIKKDKADWFISIIERALDTQALIIEEYELSNKDVKGLPDEGPSEPIWFEARVTPLDFKVDDEDVVLWVASNISPRHKLETQLREQSDTDLLTGLYNRRRLERELNYHFSAFQRHGHCVSLLMFDLDHLKVLNDTQGHQAGDQAICKVAQTCKDTLRQTDIACRFGGDEFVVILPHIKVAQATQTAQRLREAVENVFYDKNKANKKPITISVGVTEMVTSDTSYSQALKRADVAMYDAKHNGRNTVICK